From a single Accipiter gentilis chromosome 10, bAccGen1.1, whole genome shotgun sequence genomic region:
- the RSL24D1 gene encoding probable ribosome biogenesis protein RLP24, whose amino-acid sequence MRIEKCYFCSGPIYPGHGVMFVRNDCKIFRFCKSKCHRNFKKKRNPRKMRWTKAFRKAAGKELTVDNSFEFEKRRNEPVKYQRELWNKTVDAMKRVEEIKQKRQARFIMNRLKKSKELQKAEDIKEVKQNIHLLRAPHAGTPKQLEDKMVQKLQEDVSMEEDS is encoded by the exons ATGAGGATCGAGAAGTGCTACTTCTGCTCGGGGCCCATCTACCCGGGCCACGGCGTCATGTTCGTGCGTAACGACTGCAAG ATATTTAGATTCTGCAAATCAAAATGCCacagaaactttaaaaagaagCGAAATCCCCGAAAGATGAGATGGACCAAAGCATTCCGGAAAGCAGCTGGCAAAGAATTGACAGTG GATAATTCATTTGAGTTTGAAAAACGTAGAAATGAACCAGTGAAATACCAGAGAGAGTTGTGGAACAAGACGG ttgatGCAATGAAAAGAGTggaggaaataaagcaaaaacgCCAAGCTAGATTTATTATGAACAG atTGAAAAAGAGCAAAGAGTTGCAGAAGGCAGAAGACATCAAAGAAGTCAAACAGAATATCCACCTTCTTCGTGCTCCGCATGCAG gCACACCAAAACAGCTGGAGGACAAAATGGTGCAGAAGCTTCAAGAGGATGTGTCTATGGAAGAAGActcttaa